In the Candidatus Methylomirabilota bacterium genome, ATCGGGCCGCTCGAGGCCCAGCTCGAAACGCATCATGAAGTCCACCCAGCCCTCCGGGTGCCGTTTCAAGGCGTCGACGAGGGGCCGGGCCTCTTCCGCCTTGACGCCGTACGTCTCCAGGACCTCGACCACTTCCGCCGCCTCCGCCTCGGGCTTCTCGCGGACCTCGCGCTGCTCGCGCCGGCGCTCGCTCTCATAGTGCTCGGCGTCGCTCCTGGCCGCCAGGTAGCCGCCCAGGCCCATGGCCAGGGCGCCGGCGGCGACCTCGGCGAGCCCGGCCACTACGATGATCCACGTCGTGTCGATGGCTCCGGTGAGCCCGGCCGCCAGCGCGAAGGGCACGGTCAGCCCGTCCGCCATGCCGAGCACGAGGTCGCGCACGGCCCGGTTGCCCGTGAAGTGCCGCTCGGGGTGCGCCGCCGGAATCATCCCCCGATGGCCACGATGCCGTGCTTGTGGCGCTGGGCCAGGGCCTGGTAGCCGGTGGGATTGGCGCGCACCCAGAACTCGGCCGGGGTCCCGGCCAGGGGTCCTTTGATCTTGGCGGGCGCGCCGAGGGCGAGCATGCCCTCGGGAATCTCGGTGCCCGGGGTGACCAGCGCGCCGGCGCCGATCATGGCGCGCGCTCCGATGCGGGCGCCGTCGAGGACGGTCGCCCCGTTGCCGACGAGCGCCTCCTCACCGAGGGTGGCGCCGTGGACGACGCAGGTGTGACCGATCGTCGCGCCGGGGCCTACCTCCACCGGATTGACGGGCGTCACGTGGACGACGGCGCAGTCCTGGACGTTGGCGCCCCGCCGGATGACGATCGGACCGAAGTCAGCACGGATGACGGCGTTGTACCAGATGGAGGCGTTCTCCTCGACCGTGACGTCGCCGATCAGGACCGCGGTCGGCGCGATGAACGCCGACGGGTGCACGTGGGGGCGCTTTCCCTCGAAGCTGAACAGTGGCATGAGGCGGGCCCTCGCAGTATGCTCGGAATCGGCTCCTATCTTACGCGAAGTCCTTCGGGCGATGGAGGGTGGAATGCCGATGCCGAGGATCGCCGCCGTGGCGACGGCGACGCCCCCCTACCGGTTCACGCAGGCCGAGCTGCTGGCGCTTTCCGGCTACACGGACGGGCAGCGCCGCGGCTTCTTCGAGCGCAGCCAGATCGAGAGCCGCTTCCTCTACATCGACCCCCGCCGCTTCCGTCCCGACGAGAGTGTGGACGAGCTGCAGGATCGCTTCCGGCGAGGCGCGCTGGAGCTCTCGGAGGCAGCGGCGCGGCGGGCGCTGGCGCTGGCCGGCTGGACAGCCGGCGACGTGGACTTCGTCGCCACCACCACCTGCACCGGGCGCCTCACCCCGAGCCTGGACGCTCACCTGA is a window encoding:
- a CDS encoding VIT1/CCC1 transporter family protein — protein: MIPAAHPERHFTGNRAVRDLVLGMADGLTVPFALAAGLTGAIDTTWIIVVAGLAEVAAGALAMGLGGYLAARSDAEHYESERRREQREVREKPEAEAAEVVEVLETYGVKAEEARPLVDALKRHPEGWVDFMMRFELGLERPDPGRALASALTIGGAYVMGGLIPLWPYMVFPQATSALTVSTVVTIVALLVFGYIKGRFTGAPPVRSALQTALIGGLAAGAAFAIARAIA
- a CDS encoding gamma carbonic anhydrase family protein, producing MPLFSFEGKRPHVHPSAFIAPTAVLIGDVTVEENASIWYNAVIRADFGPIVIRRGANVQDCAVVHVTPVNPVEVGPGATIGHTCVVHGATLGEEALVGNGATVLDGARIGARAMIGAGALVTPGTEIPEGMLALGAPAKIKGPLAGTPAEFWVRANPTGYQALAQRHKHGIVAIGG